TTGcttaaatcaatttaattacCCTCTGGCACTACTTTAATAATAAAGCAACAGTTAAGTGACTGTCCATATTCTTTCATGCAAGTAAAGCAACCTGTTacatacaaatcataaaatccATATAATTGTTCCGGAGAAGTAATAAAACATGTTAATTACTGTAGCTATAATGAAATGGACTTAATCAAATTGTTTGATATTGAACCTTCCACAGATTTCTAGTTAAGTTATAGCATTAAGTGTTCTCTTTCTGTAACAATGACTTATGAATCACATATACAGGACTTTGTAGCAACAAGACCTAGAAATGGCTTGGATTCAGATCAAACAGAACTGATCCAAATCTGGaccattaattaaaaaatatgaccTGATCTAATCCCATAACACAAAGAATTGTTTAATAACAACACAATCCGAGTCTGTTAAAAATGTCTGGCGTGACAGATTGATCTGATATGATATGATCAaatgaggaagaaaaagaagaggaaaaagaggTGGGAAAGGAagcaagagggagagggggtcTTGTCAATGGTGGGCCTGGATGCAGTGGCATTACTGGACAGGTGGGGGAGTGGAAGAGAGcaaaaggaagagaggagggagggtaGTTTTCTTAGTGGGCAGTGGCCTGGGTGCAGGCTAGAAGAATAGAAAAGGGAGAGAATAGGAGTCTCCTCATCGGTGGGCAGCAGCCGGATAGCAACAGCAAGCTAATGGATGACAAACAATGAAATAGATGAATAGAAGGGGAAATGGCCTCAACACCATTAGGTGGCAGCACATTGGTGATGTCATAAGAACTAGATCTGTATTATGAATTATACAGTTCCTCGGATCATGGGATTCGAAACTTGATTCATGTTATTTACATCTTAAACCATCAAGAAGTTCATTTCCTATAATTTATTTGATCCTACGGCTTTTAAAATTGCCAATCACTAAAACGTCTCAAGCAGTAAAACTAACTAGCACTCCATTTGGAGCTCATGGAGATAAAATTTAAGAGGCAAATTGTCGCATTTTTACAGCCATATGTTAAAActacatcctttttttttattttaaaacaatCTAGCAAAGagattaattgagttaatagGTACTGTATAAAAAATTCGAATAACTGGCTGTGGTGAACATGTTGTGTATGCGAGGGCGGAAACAAGTAAAGGCTTAGGGAGGCCATGACATCCCCCAAAGTTCAAATCTCCCTCTTAACCCTGATTCACTTAACCATCTTGGCACCACTataattctttttcctttggtACAGCTTCCCCACCCCCGTCACCTGCAgccacccccccaccccccaaaaAGTCCAAAATGCACAGTTCCACATCTAACTGTTTGCATCTGGGTCTCACCATGTAACCATCAAGAATAAGTGAGAGATTCCGCCTAGTATTGCTGTTCATGTATCAAAGATTTCAATGATTCAATTAGCGGTAGAAGAATGGGCTCCTAGCATTCTTCCTCTTTAACTCATCAAAATCAGTGCACATTCATCCTTTTTTCTCTTGACCTTATATGGTTAATTAATGTTTCTCCCTAACCCGTGGATGAACTAGTCTAGATGTGCCACAGCCATTCTCTATCATCAACCAGCCTTGTAACTTTCATAACTTtgttttcttgtaatctctctCCATTTTTGCTTTCACAATTCAAATGAGCTTTTCCCCTCTCTCTCAATAGATGTGTAGATCAATCCTCTCATGATTGACAACAAAAAATTCACTTTTGTATTCATATTAATGTCAATAAAGCTGAGACCTTGCTGCGGCCACGCCTTCTTAGTTGTATTGATGTCGAAGTCTCGCACTTGATGCATGTTCCCAGTCATTTAAGCATGTCTTATTGCAACACTGCTCTTCTGTTTTGGTCTTTGAACCACTTCACAATTTACAACTCAACCCCTATCTCCACAGCAGCAGTGCCATCAGCTACAGGTCTCCTCAcccacatcatttccaatgGCTAATATGGAAAGTATGCCCTTACCCCTCCCCATCTGCACCTCCCTTGTATTCAAAAGAGAGAGCATCCATCGCTGGGTTAAACATAGTGATCTGTGCATACaataatatatcataaataatattataatgaaTAATTTAAAAGCTCAAGACACTCAAACCAGCTTCTTGTTAACCATATTAAGATTCTTGCATGTGCTCGACACCATAGTCGATATTGTCTACCAGCATTTGAAgaatatgcatgagatgaaggTGAGTTTCTGGGAGGAGAGTGCAGGGATTCATATTGTTCATAGAGAATAGTTTTGCTTCAATTTCCTtaatataagttttttttttcagatttaagGCACTTTAAggttaaaaatataatcaaattagGCTCCCCTGATTGTGCAGGTttcagtcctaattcaatttgcGTATATGGAGGATAATTACTAGGAATAAGGGTAGAAGATTCTATATATTTTGTTAGCTTAttcattgatttattttctCCCTTTCTTTAGAACTTTACAAGCAGAAAAGGAAACTTTTAAACTATTCTAGAATATGCATTGGTTCACTTAGCAACATAAAAATGAGTGTAATGCATGtaaatatgtatgcatgtatgtaccaTATGTACGTATgcatgtatttatatatatatatatatatatatatatatatatatatatatatatatatatatatatatatatatatatatatatatatatatgtgcatttAAGTATGTACTATCAAGTTCAACCCTCATATGAGTATATCAAGTAAGTTGCCTCGATGCTTCCCCAAAGTAATGAGGGAAATCACTATAGAACAATGAAGAGCAATAAACACAATAGGTTGCTTAACATGCCTTAGGAGTGTTCTCTGAGCAAGAGGTTGATCAAGGAGACTTTAAACCAGATGACCACTCACTATATCAAGAGTACCCTCATCCAGTTAATGGATGTTTTTGTGCCTGTGGGTGATAAATATGATAAATGTATCGTGACAATTAGTTTTTGATATTTGCAAGTGTAATGGAAGGCCAAAAACCAAAATAGAGTATAATGTATGGATCGCTGATGGAAAATTGACTGGAACAGGGCACTAACCATAGTTGCTGGGCAACAAAATCTCGACATGCCGACTTTTAAGGCCTTCATATGAGTTAGTTCTATCAGGCAGAATAATAAGGAAAAGATGAAGATTTCTCCAGGAGACGTTAGATGTAGTGGAAAGGTCCTGACAGGTTGTAGTGAAAAAAAGATATACGATAGTGACAGCCTAGTAATATAAGACAACAATCAAACTATCTGTATTAAACATTTTATATTGTTATGAAACAATTAAAATTCATATATAAAGGGGGAATGTGGTACTGATGTGATCATAGAGGCAGATTTGTGGTTGAAATAGGAAAAGTTAATAAAAAGGAATCAAGGGAACTTTTCAGAAGTTCCATTCTGTGTGGATTGCACTCGATTCAAAAAAGTTTGATAAAGGCCAACATTGATACAATAAAAGGTACAAATTGTTGCTTAACATCACTTAATTAGAGATGATAGAAAGAATATATAGAATTCTAGTTTTAATAGTAGACCTGCAGTTCCACAAAAATGAATGGAGAAGAATAATCCTACAGCCAACCAATTTATTGTGGCTTCTGAGTAACATGCTTACGGTGCATATTAGCAATCTACCATATGGAGAGGATTATATCTGAAGAAGTTCATCGGAAGGGGGGTTTTTGTGTACGGGTGTGTGTGCGGGTGTGATTTATTGGCTTTCTTTAATATTCTAGAAGTAAAGATATCAGTCCCACAGCCTGAAGAACTTGTGATGCAATCAGAGCCGACATTTACACTAAACTAAGCTTTAAGCCTCGAGTATGTTGAATCCTCGAGACATAGGAAACTTTATCATTGGAGTCTATTAGACCTTCAGGCCATCAAACAGAGCTTGACAAAATTCCAACGTTAACACCCAACTCCTTCACTTGATCCCACTCAACTGTTCATTCCTACACCTAACCACAGATGAAAAGACTTTCTTGCAGTCAATGCATGCATTAGCCTTTCCTTAGCTTCTCTTTTTACGCAATTCAAGACAATGAAAAACCTTTCACAGCCAACAATTCAATTTTCGATGCAAAATTCCTTCTGTAGTTGTCAGCACGAGAAGCACAACACCGAAAATCTAACACAAATGCATTACGAAATCACGAAGCAGGACACTGAAAagattccttctttttttttccataaattTCAAAGCTGGGAAAGCAAAAGCTATCGGAGCGGAAAACGTACAGGTTTCCCCACGATGACTCGTAGCGTGCCGGGTTTTACCAACGTTGCCCAGGTAGACGACTGCGGTGGCGGCACATACGGACGGAAAGCCTTTGCACTCGGCTTCCACGATGACGAGCTGCCGGAATCAGCCGACGTGGCCCCATCCGACTCCCCGGCACGAGATCCATCCACCCTGCTACTCTCACCCTCCTCCATCGCCCTGCCGGCGCCCGATCAGCCACTCGCCACCATCCGATCGCCCCGCCACGAGTCCTATCAAACCAACCGGCCGCCGATCGCCGCCGCACCGACGCCCCCGGTCCGATCCAGGTGCCGAATCCCGCCGGTAGACTCGGGTCCCATGCCCGTTCTTCTCCTATCCGGCCATCGGATCAATCGGTGCTACCAATCTTGCGAACGCGAGTCCGGCGGCGATGAAGGAGATCCCGAGCTCGAAAGAGGGAGGATAAAGGTCCCCGAGGGTGACTAGGGCTAGGGTTTAAGGGCAAGGAGGGGAAGAAGACGGAGATGGGGAATCACCCTCTTTGCTCTTCTTGGCTGAGGGGATGAACGGGGACGGGAACCCGGCGTCGGGGAAGAGAATTGGGCTTCGTTTCCTTTCCTTCTCCAACTCCGCTTGCCCTCGTTTCTTTCTCGGcgtattattatatatttcttGGCTATTAATTATGGTTAAGCAGTGGGCTTTTGCTCCGTCCACCGCGAAAGAGACCCGGATTTGAGACCCGCATCgccggcttttttttttttttattttatatatatttactaAAGCGAAAGTATCAAACATACACACATCCGATcacattaaaaaataataaattttgcaGTATATCCTGGATGTTTCTAAGCAAGGGGTGGTATACATTCATATTACATACTTTGCTGAATTCAATCAATATTTGCAGGACTGTAGCTGAATCACTCGTTCACCAATGATGATTATAGAACGTATGGtacttttatttgtttttaaaagaatagtaatttttttataataattttgtacaaataaattttagtttatattttatttaatctaTGCATGCTTATTCcaaaatacatataaatataaacCAATTTAGTTCACTTATTCCAATAAAAAAAGAGCATGCAATCAAAATTGATGAACATACAAAGATAAGAAATTGGCGCACGGAGGCACACACATAATTTtccaataaaattttaaaaaaatatatactttTTGGAGtcagaaaaattaattttttagtgAAAAAAGTAAAATAGAATATGTTTTATACATAGTTTATTTTCATTATAACGATAAATAGGTTGTTTTGGTATGACCTCCGCGTGGACGTAGAGTCAGCCGAGTGGGTGCAGGTCCAGGTGGTGTTGGAGGGTTAACTTGACCGTACCATGGAGCCATTCCACCACTCGTCCACCGGGAGATTTCTTCCGGATTACTCGCCGtcgaaaagaacaaaaaatctTATTAAAAATCCCAACATCATTATCTTACATCTCGAAACCAATGAAACGTACTGAGTAACCTGGGCCGTTGGATGGAGATCAGATCTATTTCATAAAAGTACTGTCAATCCCACCAAACACACGAGCGGACCAGCGAGTCGCCGTGTACTCGCATCCCGTCTGACTAAGATCAGGAGCTCCACGAGGGCGGCAGCGGGAGGGGGCGGGCAACGAGCTGGCACCACGTAGGCCCCCTTGGGTGTGGAGCCCACGGGGCTATGGATTTGGCTGTCGCCGCACGTGTAAACGTATTGAACACGTGAAGCCTTTCAGTGGATGGGGACAGCGTGGGCTCCTCAAGCAACCTGATATCACAACCAGGGACAGGGAGGGATGCGGCTGTTTTGGATATCTCAAGCCAATTAATGAAACTGGATACGCCAGTTGACGGTTGCTGAACGTTTGAACTCTTCTCCTAATTAGATGTCCGGCTTGAGATACGCGATTGAAGACAAATTGCACCCAGTTGGCACAATTGATCGCAATAAAGAGCCGTTCGGATGCTAGGCTCCCTTGTGGATGCAGAGATATTTTTGCATTGGATGAAAAATCGAGCAGTATGTCTTGCTTAAAAATCATACAACAAATTCCAATAGCTTCATTGTATGCAGCACAATACTATCTGTCATACAGATGTATTTGCTGAGGGAGGTGGTAGATATTACCTGTGATTTGGAAAATGGCATAAATCTACACATTCCAATGGGATTGTGATGTGCAGGCCAGGCCAACTGCCTTAGAGACGCTATCAAATAACTGAAACTATTTGCATGCAGCTGCCCCCAAGTTCACTCTTTTATCGGTTGGAAGCAAGGAGCAGAGAATGATCCTCTTGGAACTACTCTAATTCGGTAACTTCTGAGAATTTTTTTCCTCGTTTTGTTCTAACCATGGAGACGCTATTTTTTCTTAGCACAGAAAATTCTAATTTCTTCAGCTGCCTCGCCTCACAAGCTCTGGACTCCCAACTAATTTAGACATTAGGATCTTATCATATAGAATGTACAGATGAGAATTTTCAACCACACAGCATTGACTGAAATTGACTGCAGTACATATCTTTCTAAAAGTGGGTCATTCTACAGAGACTGCAATACCTCAAACTCTCTTCCTCTATATAGTGATCACCTTATAAATTCCGTCGGCTGTGAGGCCGTCTCCCTGCTGAAGGAGAGCTTGAAAGCGGGGTGCTTACACAAACTTCCCTTCCATAGCACCAAGCTGTACTTCTAAATGGGCTAGCCTCGACCACCATTACTGCTTTTTCCCTTGTCATCTAAGAAAGGTTCCTCCTCCATGATCTTACTTTCATTGTCTTTGCTATAGCGCCCGTCTACCATGTTCATTTGCTCAATGAGAGAGCGCTTAATATGACCAGGTGGAGTTTCAGTGATCCCAGCAAGATATACATCAGAGGTGAAATCGAACTTGAGAGTGGCAATGGGAGTAGTGGGCTTCTTCAAGTCATCCTCCTGCAAGATATCTCCTATTCTTGACAGCATACTGAATGCCAGGCCTACAAGAACCCTGGAATAAGCTTCAACAATGGAATGCCCAACATCCTACACAACAGAATGGAGCAGAGCAAGTGATTTTATGGATCCTGGTATAAAACTAATCACTGCAAAAGAATCCAAATGCAGGCTGACAAGCCTTACATACAAAATTAGATTTCTTTAAGCAGCAAAAAACAGAGCAGGGACATAGATGAAACAAACTGTATAGAGTACTCTTGGCTAAACACATCCACTTAACATCATATTCATAGCCTTTTATGATTGTAACAGAAAATCGTATAGGAAAGGTCCTCCTGAGAGAACCAAAATGCAAAAATGATGATCTCACCTTGTTGTATTTCACCTTGGTGACATCAATAAAGGATTGTGGAAGGTTTGGAAATCTGATCTTCAGAATTTGCAGTAGTGCTTCAGCTCTTTCTAAATATACTGCCGTCTTTTCAAGTTCCGACCCATAATCTCTCCCAAAGTACCATGGGTACCGCATTGGCGATCTCTTGCTTGTTTCTTCAGACATTTTCTGCTTCCATGCAACCACTGCACCCTCTAATCGGTTCACAGTCTCAAGGACTTTGTGTTCACTTTTCAAACTGAGAGAAAGCAGGACTTCCTCAACTGAAATGGATTCCACAGCTACAACTTGGTAGATACCTTCACCCAAGCTAGCCTTCCCTGACTGCAAAAGTACAATTTTACAGGCTTGTACAAGGCtgaaaatgaattcaaattAAATCATATTCTCATGCAGATTAAGGTTTGTCATGCCAGAAAGTATTGATTAGAATCAGGTATGAATAATTTGGAAGGAACAGATGGTTGTAGGTGGCTGCTTGCCTTTGTAAGGGCATCTTGGATAGCATCTGGAATGGGCATTTGGTGCAGGACCTGTTCATTGATTGATTTGGCAGCCTTGAGGACTTGGTGAACAATCTTCCCCAGGAAACCAAGCCTTCTTCTTTGAGAAGGGGATAGTCCGCTATCAGGGACCCGAGGAGATGGGAGCCACCATTTCTTGCTCAGCCTAACACCACCACATCCGCTCCGCCCTTCAGTTCTGCTACCATCTTCCACATACCAAAACTCCGTTTCCACCATCGAATCTAATACTTCCTGCAGGAATTCATTTTTCATCGGCCAGCATATGAACTagtgaaagtagaattaaaagaaaattatgttTAAGAATAACAAAGACATCAGTTACAATGCAAACCATCCAATTATTTCTTATCATTGCTTGATTAATTTGTACTTCAAACAGTAAAATTGTTAACATACAATTAGCATTGAATCTAGCTTTTGAAGAGCAGGAAGGATCATATGAACATCCGAACGAGCTTTGGGGGTCATTATCTGCAATGCAATAGAAAAATAGGATGACAGACCCTTGATCTTGAATGGAAAAAATCCTGTAGCGATACTTCATTTACCAAACCCATACCTCTAACATCTGGCCATTAGTGCCATATTGCTTTGCAGGAACTAGCTCAACCATGTAGTTGGTAGGGGAGAGCAACCAGTCCATTTCCCTACGCCacctgttttttctttcttcagatAAAGGTTCCAATTTCCACAACTCCCCAAAAACTGATGCTGAAAATGAGATGGATGTTAAGCAAAACCAGAACTACATTAAATCATTAGCAAGCAAAGTAGCTGGCACATCATAAACAAATAAGACAAAGTTGAAGACTACACTATCAAGCTAACTTTATTAGCCAATAAGATAGGTTTTTAATATATGGAAAATTGTAGCTTTTACTTTACtgtattatttaaaatatatgacttggACCAAATTTTCTTAGCATACTGCCAGTTGACATGTTCTATGcagatatataaaattaaaaaaaaagcatttcTTGTTTTTCATGAACAAGCTTTTATGCAAAATGAGTGAACTGCACAAAAGAATGGTTATTGAATTCTGAAGTTGTATCGACTTGATCTTGTAACTATAAACAAATTGGACAGGCACTGATATCATGGAGAAAATGTCATTAGATTTCTTACACAGTGACCATTATTAAAATATAGCAGTCCACAGATTGTGTGCTAATCTGCAGAATGTCCAAAGCCCCTAACTTTTCATACTGTTCATACTTAAAATGGCTGATTTAATAACAATGGTATCAATCAACACAAGTCTTATTATGGTTTCCAAACAGAATGCTAGCACTACTGCTAATCTTAATTTTCATGCTTGGAATCATTCTTAATGCTCGCCTTTAAATCATCCAGATGTACGatgaatctttctagaaagaaagCTATATTTTAAGAGGAAAATTAAAACATGTGAAAGTAGTAATATGAAGGATCTATCAATAATACCTGAGAGATTTGTTATGGCATTAGACAATGCAAGAGCAGTGCTGATCCCTTTGGTCCCACCTGACACATCTTCTCCAAGCAATAGCTTTGCAAACCTCTCCTTCATAGCCTCGACGTCCGAGACATCCATATTGTAAGTAACTGAAGCCTTTCCTTTGACACCGAGATGATGGAGGCTGTGGAAGGCATCCCATTCCCCAAGAGCTTGCTCCTCCTCCTGCTTGCTTGACATCAGGCAttgagaggagaaggaggagcccATGGCATCTTTGCTAGAAGAGCAGCTTGAGGCATCCTCATCGAGGGAGTCAACGGTAGCACAGCCATCAGCTCCACTCATGCCGCTGCTGCCAGTCTCATTATCGTAGGAGCAACTGTTGATGATGCAACTCTCAAGGCCGCTATATGTCATCACCCCTGCATGAACGGAATTTTCTTCTTAATGCATTGTTCCTAGTAAAATTGTTTGGTATCAGCTCTCAAGACAAGTTTAAAGCAACTAAGGACACCAATGTTGGGCCTCACCTGCTGCCGATTCACCAAGAATCCCAGCCCTTGATTTTTCAAGGCCGCTGCAAGAATTGGCCCACCGAGCCCAGGCCATGGAATCACAAGATTTATGCTCTTTTGGAAAGTCTGGGCATAATCTAATCATTGCTAAAAGCTAACTATTCCCAATTTGACAAGTTCTAGAAACCCTGTTACAttctattttttcaagaataaatatGGAGGCACGAATGTTCCCAGTTGAGCTTGGGACCTCTCCCCAGTTGAAGTGCTGAGCAGAGAGGCGCCGACAAACAGACTGAAGCCCCGTTATCCAGTTACTAGTTATCAAAGAGCCAACATCTTTTACCAAATTAAGCAAAGGTAATTATTGTCTAAGAGAATTGCCACTTTATTTTATAGAGTTGGAACAATTGAATAGATCTCTAACATGACAAGGTCGGTGACCTCTTCCATACATTCTTCTGCAAGAATTAGTTCTACTGCTTCTTGTTGATTCCGAAACGGTTCGAGTGCTGCAAGTTTGCAGCAGCACAACCATCTATCATTGATTTTGGTCATGGTTAAGAATAGTAATCGACGGGTCAGGTCAGGTCAGATTCAGATGAGTTAGGTATATTTATGTGTATGTCCTCTATGGCTTGGCTGTACCCAGTTCCCAGACTGAAACCGGCAGAATAGCATGACCTGTAACCGACAGCATGTTAGAGCTATTGACATTCAGTTGCTTGACCACACTCACCATCAAAATTGATACCACTCCAAGCTCTACTGATTGCATTTGATTCATATCATTTTGCGTAGATCTTCGACCGCTGTTTAGCATAAAATATATAGAGCATTTAAAAAGTCCAAGAAAGGATGCAATCCCAAGAAACTTATGACAATCAGATATGGGACCAGCAGCAAAAAACGTAGTTAGGAAGAAAAGGAACAATAT
This genomic window from Phoenix dactylifera cultivar Barhee BC4 unplaced genomic scaffold, palm_55x_up_171113_PBpolish2nd_filt_p 001390F, whole genome shotgun sequence contains:
- the LOC120108551 gene encoding rop guanine nucleotide exchange factor 14-like isoform X1, with translation MIRLCPDFPKEHKSCDSMAWARWANSCSGLEKSRAGILGESAAGVMTYSGLESCIINSCSYDNETGSSGMSGADGCATVDSLDEDASSCSSSKDAMGSSFSSQCLMSSKQEEEQALGEWDAFHSLHHLGVKGKASVTYNMDVSDVEAMKERFAKLLLGEDVSGGTKGISTALALSNAITNLSASVFGELWKLEPLSEERKNRWRREMDWLLSPTNYMVELVPAKQYGTNGQMLEIMTPKARSDVHMILPALQKLDSMLIEVLDSMVETEFWYVEDGSRTEGRSGCGGVRLSKKWWLPSPRVPDSGLSPSQRRRLGFLGKIVHQVLKAAKSINEQVLHQMPIPDAIQDALTKSGKASLGEGIYQVVAVESISVEEVLLSLSLKSEHKVLETVNRLEGAVVAWKQKMSEETSKRSPMRYPWYFGRDYGSELEKTAVYLERAEALLQILKIRFPNLPQSFIDVTKVKYNKDVGHSIVEAYSRVLVGLAFSMLSRIGDILQEDDLKKPTTPIATLKFDFTSDVYLAGITETPPGHIKRSLIEQMNMVDGRYSKDNESKIMEEEPFLDDKGKSSNGGRG
- the LOC120108551 gene encoding rop guanine nucleotide exchange factor 14-like isoform X2 codes for the protein MRRLVCCRRRTKDFSLDFEEQERVMTYSGLESCIINSCSYDNETGSSGMSGADGCATVDSLDEDASSCSSSKDAMGSSFSSQCLMSSKQEEEQALGEWDAFHSLHHLGVKGKASVTYNMDVSDVEAMKERFAKLLLGEDVSGGTKGISTALALSNAITNLSASVFGELWKLEPLSEERKNRWRREMDWLLSPTNYMVELVPAKQYGTNGQMLEIMTPKARSDVHMILPALQKLDSMLIEVLDSMVETEFWYVEDGSRTEGRSGCGGVRLSKKWWLPSPRVPDSGLSPSQRRRLGFLGKIVHQVLKAAKSINEQVLHQMPIPDAIQDALTKSGKASLGEGIYQVVAVESISVEEVLLSLSLKSEHKVLETVNRLEGAVVAWKQKMSEETSKRSPMRYPWYFGRDYGSELEKTAVYLERAEALLQILKIRFPNLPQSFIDVTKVKYNKDVGHSIVEAYSRVLVGLAFSMLSRIGDILQEDDLKKPTTPIATLKFDFTSDVYLAGITETPPGHIKRSLIEQMNMVDGRYSKDNESKIMEEEPFLDDKGKSSNGGRG